Proteins from a single region of Lujinxingia litoralis:
- a CDS encoding lysylphosphatidylglycerol synthase transmembrane domain-containing protein, which produces MSETSQGFGGTRMLGSFLAASFIGVFFLWLAARGLPLADVRDYLASADYGRLGLASAAFVLLYIVCHGARVWRWNYLVRPLGEVSTQQVNRACALGFTAIVLMPLRLGEFVRPMVLARSSGLPASGLLATAVVERVMDGLIITALLFAALWTYQGQAPVAFARGAGLLSLMIFLPAIVMCVVAYTRRRWAEVIVEQTLGRISQKLAAAVSGLLMGFVEGFKSLVDGRNLGRFLGATALYWGTNALSMWALLSIGFDLGLNPWEIATVMAVLVIGIMVPAGPAMAGNFEFFMTRGMGLFVDMDVATLAAQVAVFAVLVHVLQLLVIVVPGAWVMARAPGLWRRDVPAHSGRQGAPD; this is translated from the coding sequence TTGTCGGAGACGTCGCAGGGGTTTGGGGGCACGCGGATGTTGGGGTCGTTTCTGGCGGCCTCATTCATCGGCGTGTTCTTTTTGTGGCTGGCGGCGCGGGGGCTTCCGCTGGCAGATGTGCGTGATTACCTGGCGAGCGCCGATTACGGCCGGCTGGGGCTGGCGTCGGCGGCCTTTGTGCTGCTTTATATCGTCTGCCACGGTGCGCGGGTCTGGCGTTGGAATTACCTGGTGCGACCGCTTGGCGAGGTGTCGACGCAACAGGTCAACCGAGCCTGCGCGTTGGGGTTTACTGCCATTGTGCTCATGCCGCTGCGGCTCGGGGAGTTCGTGCGGCCGATGGTGCTGGCCCGCAGCTCAGGGCTGCCGGCGTCGGGGCTGCTGGCCACGGCGGTGGTAGAGCGGGTGATGGACGGGCTGATCATTACCGCCTTACTCTTCGCCGCGCTGTGGACCTATCAGGGGCAGGCTCCGGTGGCCTTTGCCCGCGGGGCCGGGCTGCTCTCGTTGATGATCTTTTTGCCGGCGATCGTGATGTGCGTGGTCGCCTACACCCGGAGACGTTGGGCCGAGGTGATCGTCGAGCAGACGCTGGGGAGGATATCTCAGAAGCTCGCTGCGGCGGTGTCCGGACTTTTGATGGGATTTGTCGAGGGGTTTAAGTCGCTGGTGGACGGGCGCAATCTCGGGCGTTTTCTGGGGGCGACCGCGCTCTACTGGGGAACGAACGCGTTGTCGATGTGGGCGCTGCTCTCGATCGGGTTCGACCTGGGACTGAATCCCTGGGAAATCGCCACGGTGATGGCGGTGCTGGTCATCGGAATCATGGTTCCGGCGGGACCGGCAATGGCGGGGAATTTTGAGTTCTTTATGACCCGGGGGATGGGGCTTTTTGTGGATATGGATGTCGCGACGCTGGCAGCTCAGGTAGCCGTGTTCGCGGTGTTGGTTCATGTGTTGCAACTTCTGGTCATCGTGGTGCCCGGTGCCTGGGTGATGGCCCGTGCTCCGGGGCTGTGGCGTCGCGATGTGCCGGCGCATTCCGGTCGGCAGGGAGCCCCGGATTGA
- a CDS encoding response regulator, with the protein MESRRKVMILDDNILDVMEVEQNLQGGGYQVVHLATPNGALSKIEYERPEILLVDVAMKRLNIDDLLGSLQASPDYDEMVIVAYSDMDADKLQQFCVDNEMNGYFCKSMDVTQIGGFLDKFYEY; encoded by the coding sequence ATGGAGTCTCGTCGCAAAGTGATGATTCTCGACGACAACATCCTTGATGTGATGGAGGTCGAGCAGAATCTCCAGGGCGGTGGCTATCAGGTGGTGCACCTGGCCACCCCCAACGGGGCGCTCTCAAAGATCGAATACGAACGTCCCGAGATCTTGTTGGTAGACGTGGCGATGAAGCGTCTCAATATCGACGACCTGCTCGGGTCACTGCAGGCCTCTCCGGATTACGACGAGATGGTGATCGTGGCCTACAGCGATATGGATGCCGATAAGCTGCAGCAGTTCTGTGTGGACAACGAGATGAATGGCTACTTCTGTAAGTCCATGGATGTGACTCAGATCGGGGGCTTCCTCGATAAGTTCTACGAATACTGA
- the thiL gene encoding thiamine-phosphate kinase, translating into MTTEFELIARIAELFGSPEGVAVGIGDDGAVLDPGRFDLVTMDTMVEGVHFRRDWSSPEDVGWKLLASNLSDIAAMGGGPGAFFLSMALPADLDPAWVEGVLSGIRKAADALVPGSFEVSAGGGDLSATHGPIVLTLTLMGEASPAGPVLRRGAVPGDRIVLMGQTGLAAAGLALLSGEMDAPAESFPCALRAHRRPGAQVRAGALLGLYGVPSAMIDVSDGVVQDLGHVLRASEVGARLEAYSLPHHPELVMLREQYGVDILKLMLTGGDDYELLMTIPPSRMPKIWDMARRHSWEVHDIGEIRAPEEGLMVLGADGEVIVFEQGGYRHFGAS; encoded by the coding sequence ATGACCACAGAATTTGAACTGATCGCGCGCATCGCAGAACTCTTTGGTTCGCCCGAAGGCGTCGCCGTGGGCATTGGCGATGACGGTGCGGTGCTGGATCCGGGCCGCTTCGACCTGGTGACGATGGATACCATGGTGGAGGGCGTCCATTTTCGCCGGGACTGGAGTAGTCCGGAGGACGTAGGCTGGAAGTTGCTTGCGAGTAACCTCAGCGATATCGCGGCGATGGGGGGCGGGCCCGGGGCGTTCTTTCTTTCGATGGCGCTGCCAGCTGACCTGGATCCCGCCTGGGTAGAAGGTGTGCTTTCGGGCATTCGTAAGGCGGCCGATGCGCTGGTTCCCGGGAGTTTTGAGGTCTCCGCTGGCGGTGGTGACCTGAGTGCGACTCACGGTCCGATTGTGTTGACGTTGACCCTGATGGGAGAGGCCTCTCCGGCCGGGCCGGTGTTGCGTCGCGGGGCGGTGCCCGGGGACCGTATCGTCTTGATGGGACAGACCGGTCTGGCAGCCGCGGGGCTCGCGCTCCTTTCGGGCGAGATGGACGCGCCGGCGGAGTCCTTCCCCTGCGCGCTGCGCGCGCATCGGCGCCCCGGTGCTCAGGTACGCGCCGGCGCGCTGCTGGGGCTTTATGGCGTGCCCTCGGCGATGATCGATGTCAGCGACGGTGTGGTTCAGGACCTGGGGCATGTGCTTCGCGCCAGCGAGGTTGGTGCCAGGCTGGAGGCCTACAGCCTGCCTCATCATCCGGAGTTGGTGATGCTTCGCGAGCAGTATGGGGTTGATATTCTCAAGCTCATGCTCACCGGCGGGGATGATTACGAACTCTTGATGACCATTCCTCCCTCGCGCATGCCCAAGATCTGGGACATGGCACGGCGTCATAGCTGGGAAGTGCATGACATCGGCGAGATACGCGCGCCCGAAGAGGGGTTGATGGTGTTGGGGGCGGATGGCGAGGTCATCGTCTTTGAGCAGGGCGGCTATCGACATTTCGGAGCGTCATGA
- a CDS encoding site-2 protease family protein codes for MPSKESAESVEGSARWQVLLAGISLITMFAAGIYAQGLDPFYLDAWLASAPMKLAAAYAGCLFSIVAAHELGHYLSARQRGVPASRPYLLPGIGPIPGMGMVPFFGSFGAFIRLKWHRASAADLTAVAGWGPVAGFVVTVAVLLVGVGLSDVAPVSAGDGGDVMRLGDSLLMQAMIYLHHGALPDSQELALHPVALAGWVGCLLTSLNLLPIGQLDGGHLVYSVLGQRARYVSYAGAVLLVAMGVLVFPGWLLFAALLGAMGLVHPPMLQGPTLPLRRAWMLGAGALMFVLTVTPAPVEVDSVVEMVAQSLQE; via the coding sequence ATGCCTTCCAAAGAGAGCGCCGAGAGTGTGGAGGGCTCGGCAAGGTGGCAAGTGCTGCTGGCGGGGATCAGTCTAATCACCATGTTTGCCGCCGGCATCTATGCGCAGGGGCTGGACCCTTTTTATCTCGATGCGTGGCTGGCCAGCGCGCCGATGAAGCTGGCCGCGGCCTACGCCGGGTGCCTCTTTAGCATCGTTGCCGCCCATGAACTGGGGCACTACCTGAGCGCTCGCCAGCGCGGAGTGCCCGCGAGCCGCCCCTACCTTCTCCCCGGGATCGGGCCGATCCCCGGGATGGGGATGGTGCCCTTCTTTGGAAGTTTCGGAGCCTTCATTCGCTTGAAGTGGCATCGCGCATCGGCGGCCGATCTCACGGCCGTGGCGGGCTGGGGGCCGGTGGCTGGTTTTGTGGTGACCGTGGCTGTGCTGCTGGTGGGGGTCGGTCTCTCCGATGTTGCTCCGGTGAGCGCCGGGGACGGCGGCGATGTGATGCGCCTGGGGGACAGCCTTCTGATGCAGGCGATGATCTATCTGCATCACGGGGCGTTGCCGGACTCCCAGGAATTGGCGTTACATCCGGTGGCGTTGGCCGGTTGGGTCGGGTGTCTGTTGACCTCGCTTAACCTCCTGCCCATCGGTCAGTTGGATGGTGGGCATCTGGTCTACTCGGTGCTCGGTCAACGCGCGCGCTACGTGAGTTATGCGGGCGCGGTGCTGCTGGTGGCGATGGGGGTTCTGGTCTTTCCCGGATGGTTGCTCTTTGCGGCATTATTGGGAGCGATGGGGCTGGTACACCCACCGATGCTTCAAGGCCCCACGTTGCCCTTGAGGCGCGCCTGGATGCTGGGCGCCGGGGCTTTGATGTTCGTGCTGACTGTGACCCCGGCTCCGGTCGAGGTCGACTCGGTGGTGGAGATGGTCGCGCAGAGCCTTCAGGAGTAA
- the grpE gene encoding nucleotide exchange factor GrpE, whose product MTENEKPTEAMDEPTDVTSSPEQAEVEQEDSDKLDDDLFLSPDEDDEEVIVVEGGDDDSDAAALAEQAALQAKALEEANARIDALAEERDEVKNKLMRSVADLENYRRRVEREKEDLRKYGIDKVVSDLIPAVDNFERALQHADGKEDPGGIVDGVTMIYKQIINALAKYGVQGFVSKGEPFDPQRHEAIQQVETTEFDTGTVVEEYQKGYFLHDRLLRPAMVAVAKRIEAPQTEESGDTDGEDDASPEGGETSQHQD is encoded by the coding sequence TTGACTGAGAACGAGAAGCCGACCGAAGCGATGGACGAACCGACCGACGTGACTTCCAGCCCGGAGCAGGCCGAGGTGGAGCAGGAAGACAGCGATAAGCTGGACGACGACCTTTTCCTGAGCCCCGACGAAGATGACGAAGAGGTCATCGTGGTCGAGGGGGGCGATGACGATTCCGACGCCGCTGCTCTTGCGGAGCAGGCCGCCCTTCAGGCCAAGGCGCTGGAGGAGGCGAACGCCCGAATCGATGCGCTGGCCGAAGAGCGCGATGAGGTCAAAAACAAGCTGATGCGTTCGGTGGCCGATCTGGAAAACTATCGGCGTCGTGTCGAGCGCGAGAAAGAAGACCTGCGCAAGTATGGCATCGACAAAGTGGTCAGTGATCTGATTCCGGCCGTCGATAACTTTGAGCGCGCGTTGCAGCACGCCGATGGCAAAGAAGATCCCGGCGGGATCGTTGACGGTGTGACGATGATCTACAAGCAGATCATCAACGCGCTGGCTAAGTACGGCGTGCAGGGATTTGTTTCCAAGGGCGAGCCCTTTGATCCTCAGCGTCACGAGGCCATCCAGCAGGTCGAGACCACGGAGTTCGACACCGGCACGGTCGTCGAGGAGTACCAGAAGGGCTACTTCCTGCACGACCGCCTCTTGCGGCCGGCGATGGTGGCAGTTGCAAAACGAATTGAGGCTCCTCAGACTGAGGAGTCTGGCGACACCGACGGCGAAGATGATGCCAGCCCCGAAGGCGGCGAGACTTCGCAACATCAGGACTGA
- the hrcA gene encoding heat-inducible transcriptional repressor HrcA, translating into MSLLSERQLKVLVQVVERFNLSGEPVGSTAVSRSEGISVSSATVRNVMAELEGLGLLHQPHTSAGRVPTASGMRLYVDYLVATGQRAPNGGAPEWLASLSELEADDVSQLARSAGVLVSQLSHLTSLVSTPGLAAARLRDVQLSWLSEHRILVVLITEDGRVFNRVVRMEEPVERNSIVWMRNYLSELVTGRSLQDVRRRVRRELAASESRYRSYMRRALALSQQVLDLATGAELYVEGRLNVLDFSELAHDIARVRDVLRALEDKERVLDVLDRICEARRVQTLIGSELDLDLGDDLSLIACGYYRDGEQVGLVGVLGPLRMNYARIIPLVEHTARMLSKDSEELNSSS; encoded by the coding sequence TTGAGCCTGCTCTCTGAACGCCAACTTAAGGTTCTTGTCCAGGTGGTTGAACGTTTCAACCTCAGTGGCGAGCCTGTGGGCAGCACCGCGGTGTCCCGGAGCGAAGGGATTTCGGTGAGTTCGGCCACGGTGCGCAACGTCATGGCGGAGCTAGAAGGGCTGGGGTTGCTGCATCAGCCGCATACCTCGGCCGGACGCGTGCCCACGGCCAGTGGTATGCGTCTGTACGTCGACTACCTGGTGGCCACCGGCCAGCGCGCCCCGAATGGCGGTGCGCCGGAGTGGCTGGCGTCGCTCTCCGAGTTGGAGGCCGATGATGTCAGTCAGCTGGCGCGTTCGGCCGGGGTGCTGGTCAGTCAGCTCTCGCATCTGACGAGCCTGGTGAGTACGCCTGGTCTGGCGGCGGCGCGCCTGCGCGATGTGCAGCTGAGCTGGCTTTCCGAACATCGCATCCTGGTGGTGCTGATCACCGAAGACGGGCGCGTCTTTAATCGGGTGGTTCGCATGGAAGAGCCGGTGGAGCGAAACTCCATCGTGTGGATGCGAAACTACCTTTCGGAGCTGGTGACCGGGCGCAGTCTGCAGGACGTGCGCCGCCGAGTACGCCGAGAGCTGGCTGCCAGCGAGTCGCGCTATCGCAGCTACATGCGGCGCGCGCTGGCGTTGAGTCAGCAGGTGCTCGATCTGGCCACGGGGGCAGAGCTTTACGTGGAAGGGCGCCTCAACGTGCTCGATTTCAGTGAGCTGGCGCACGACATCGCCCGGGTGCGTGACGTGCTGCGCGCGCTGGAGGACAAAGAGCGGGTGCTCGATGTGCTTGATCGCATCTGTGAGGCTCGTCGGGTTCAGACGCTCATCGGCTCGGAGCTTGACCTTGATCTGGGGGACGACCTCAGTTTGATCGCCTGTGGGTACTACCGGGATGGCGAGCAGGTCGGGCTGGTGGGGGTCCTGGGCCCGCTGCGCATGAACTACGCGCGAATCATTCCTCTAGTCGAGCATACAGCCCGTATGTTATCGAAGGACTCAGAAGAGCTGAATTCATCATCTTGA
- the dnaJ gene encoding molecular chaperone DnaJ yields MNVDLYQVLEVRSDADHATIKKAYRRLALRYHPDQNPGDARAEERFKEVAQAYEVLSDPARRAAYDRSGRMGGVNRMGGPSFEGFGDLFEVLNSVFGGATRSATRATRGADIRVRMELSLEEAHLGGRRAVRVPRKQVCVRCEGKGGEPGTRVRTCESCQGSGQVRSQQGFFSLMRDCKRCQGRGRVIEVPCKSCQGTGTTDTLEVVEIAVPRGVDQGQTLRWEGKGEPGSSGGRAGDLLVEVQLKAHPIFERDDLDVHRDLRVSFTEASIGAKIDVATLDGEVVMKLPPGTQEGRVLRLRGQGFMSRDGKTRGDMYVRVRVASPESSSPSSQKKGGLRRGLLGKVRDIFR; encoded by the coding sequence ATGAACGTAGATCTTTATCAGGTGCTCGAAGTTCGTAGCGATGCGGACCACGCGACGATCAAAAAAGCGTATCGCCGGCTGGCGTTGCGTTACCACCCCGATCAAAATCCGGGAGACGCCCGGGCCGAGGAGCGCTTTAAGGAGGTCGCTCAGGCCTACGAGGTGCTTAGCGATCCGGCACGGCGGGCGGCCTACGACCGCTCCGGACGTATGGGGGGCGTCAATCGGATGGGGGGGCCTTCGTTTGAGGGATTTGGCGACCTTTTTGAGGTGCTGAATTCGGTCTTCGGCGGGGCGACACGCAGTGCCACGCGCGCAACGCGGGGGGCAGATATTCGCGTGCGCATGGAGCTGAGTCTGGAAGAGGCCCACCTGGGCGGTCGGCGCGCGGTGCGGGTGCCCCGCAAGCAGGTGTGCGTGCGCTGCGAAGGCAAGGGCGGTGAGCCCGGCACCCGTGTGCGGACCTGTGAGAGCTGTCAGGGAAGCGGTCAGGTGCGCTCTCAGCAGGGGTTTTTCTCTCTGATGCGCGACTGCAAGCGTTGTCAGGGCCGGGGTCGGGTCATCGAAGTCCCGTGCAAGAGCTGTCAGGGCACGGGGACGACAGACACCCTCGAAGTTGTGGAGATTGCCGTTCCGCGCGGGGTTGACCAGGGGCAGACCCTGCGCTGGGAGGGCAAAGGTGAGCCCGGGAGTTCCGGAGGACGCGCCGGGGACCTGTTGGTAGAGGTTCAGCTTAAAGCGCACCCGATCTTTGAGCGAGATGACCTCGACGTGCATCGTGACCTCCGGGTGAGCTTTACCGAGGCCTCCATCGGCGCAAAAATCGATGTGGCCACGCTTGATGGGGAGGTGGTGATGAAGTTGCCACCCGGTACTCAGGAGGGGCGAGTGCTCCGGCTGCGCGGACAGGGGTTTATGTCACGCGATGGGAAGACGCGCGGGGATATGTATGTGCGGGTGCGGGTGGCCTCGCCCGAAAGTAGCTCGCCATCATCTCAGAAGAAAGGTGGATTGCGCCGGGGGCTCTTAGGGAAGGTTCGTGACATTTTTCGTTAA
- the dnaK gene encoding molecular chaperone DnaK — protein sequence MAYTIGIDLGTTNSCVCVIANGERIVIPNAEGARTTPSIVAFTEDGQRIVGQVAKRQAQTNAENTVYAVKRLIGRRFDAPDVEQAKRSSAFQIVEGPNGDAWVRARDKDYSPAEISALILKEMKSVAEDHLGEEVEDAVITVPAYFNDAQRQATKDAGRIAGLNVLRIVNEPTAAALAYGLARVDQNDMKVAVYDLGGGTFDVSILELADGVFSVLSTSGDTFLGGEDFDYAIIDWLADAFEDEHGVDLREVPMALQRLKEESERVKCELSSTEVAEINMPFIHMNDEGPLHLDAELTREKLEELVDHLVERSLDPCRTALQDAQVGRDEIDVVLLVGGMTRMPRVRTRVAQFFNKRPDTSVNPDEVVAMGAAVQGSIVRGELTDVLLLDVTPLTLGVQTAGGVFTPMIQRNTTVPCSYSEVFSTSINNQSMVRVHVLQGERAMAADNKSLAVFELTGIPPAPRGVPRIEVTFNIDENGIVTASARDQASGREQSVNIVADGGLSEGDINRLIEEARLNEEQDQLTKELSQRRVEAQGLLYSTERSLEEFGGMMEEQERNDLLADIGTIKELIDDATFEELDTIIATLEAGAYRLAELMYASMDDGTAAVEE from the coding sequence ATGGCATATACGATCGGCATCGACTTAGGGACGACCAATAGCTGCGTATGCGTGATCGCCAATGGCGAGCGCATCGTCATTCCCAACGCCGAGGGTGCGCGGACGACGCCTTCGATTGTCGCGTTCACCGAAGATGGTCAGCGCATCGTGGGCCAGGTGGCCAAGCGTCAGGCTCAGACCAATGCGGAGAATACTGTTTACGCGGTCAAACGTCTGATTGGGCGGCGCTTTGATGCCCCGGACGTCGAGCAGGCCAAACGAAGCAGTGCGTTTCAGATTGTCGAGGGCCCCAACGGGGATGCCTGGGTGCGTGCCCGCGACAAGGACTACTCTCCGGCGGAGATTTCCGCCCTGATTCTCAAGGAGATGAAGTCCGTTGCCGAAGATCATCTTGGCGAAGAGGTCGAGGACGCCGTGATCACGGTGCCCGCCTACTTCAACGATGCGCAGCGCCAGGCGACTAAAGATGCCGGGCGTATTGCCGGGCTCAATGTGTTGCGCATCGTCAATGAGCCTACGGCGGCGGCGCTGGCCTACGGTCTGGCGCGTGTGGACCAGAACGATATGAAGGTCGCCGTGTACGACCTGGGCGGCGGGACCTTTGATGTCTCGATTCTGGAGTTGGCCGACGGCGTCTTCAGCGTGCTCTCAACCTCCGGGGATACCTTTCTCGGTGGCGAGGACTTCGACTACGCGATCATCGACTGGCTTGCCGACGCATTCGAAGATGAGCACGGCGTCGACCTTCGCGAAGTGCCCATGGCGTTGCAGCGACTCAAGGAGGAGTCGGAGCGCGTCAAGTGTGAGCTCTCCAGCACCGAGGTGGCCGAGATCAATATGCCCTTCATTCATATGAATGATGAGGGGCCCTTGCACCTGGACGCCGAGCTGACCCGCGAGAAACTTGAGGAGCTGGTGGACCATCTGGTGGAGCGCTCGCTTGATCCCTGCCGCACGGCGCTGCAAGACGCGCAGGTGGGGCGTGACGAGATTGACGTCGTGCTCCTGGTCGGGGGTATGACGCGGATGCCTCGGGTGCGCACCCGTGTGGCGCAGTTCTTTAACAAACGCCCGGACACCTCGGTGAACCCGGACGAAGTTGTGGCCATGGGCGCGGCAGTTCAGGGCAGCATCGTGCGCGGGGAACTCACCGACGTGTTGCTTCTCGATGTGACCCCGCTCACCCTGGGGGTGCAGACGGCCGGCGGGGTGTTTACGCCCATGATCCAGCGCAACACGACCGTTCCCTGCAGCTACAGCGAAGTCTTCAGTACGAGCATCAACAATCAATCGATGGTGCGCGTGCATGTGCTTCAGGGAGAGCGCGCGATGGCCGCCGATAACAAAAGTCTCGCGGTCTTTGAGCTGACGGGGATTCCGCCGGCGCCGCGCGGGGTGCCGCGTATTGAGGTGACCTTCAATATCGATGAGAACGGCATCGTGACCGCCTCGGCGCGAGATCAGGCTTCCGGTCGCGAGCAGTCGGTGAATATCGTGGCCGACGGGGGCTTGAGTGAGGGCGATATCAATCGTCTGATCGAAGAGGCCCGGCTCAACGAGGAGCAGGATCAGCTGACCAAAGAGTTGTCCCAGCGCCGGGTCGAGGCCCAGGGGCTGCTCTACTCCACGGAGCGCAGTCTGGAGGAGTTCGGCGGCATGATGGAGGAGCAAGAGCGCAACGACCTGCTGGCCGACATCGGTACGATTAAGGAGCTCATTGACGATGCGACCTTCGAGGAGCTCGATACCATTATCGCCACGCTCGAAGCCGGGGCTTACCGCCTGGCCGAGCTGATGTATGCCAGCATGGACGACGGCACGGCAGCGGTAGAGGAGTGA
- a CDS encoding class I SAM-dependent methyltransferase, giving the protein MSQTAENPMVGAHRQVVERLWTVPLLDACADALPEVEGSTALSVESRCGEVVARWLKRLPEDTRLMALDSSSAMLDAARERVAESDQRRVFFVQQRGNALAYADGVFGATVCLHGLVTRRQLDEGLAELARVCASGGSVVAAAPTSASFPQFYDLLDEALRALGLHDVLERLGELRERTLITASDLAQLSRKRGLHEVELEQVRWELSFSGGRDFLYSPLIQETFFPHWSGAIRASERDAVLRYVARAIDTYWRDGTVNTQVEAVLLRARRV; this is encoded by the coding sequence ATGAGCCAGACGGCTGAGAATCCGATGGTCGGCGCACATCGCCAGGTTGTCGAACGTCTCTGGACCGTGCCGTTGCTCGACGCCTGTGCCGATGCGCTTCCCGAGGTTGAGGGAAGTACCGCGCTTTCGGTGGAGTCGCGTTGCGGTGAGGTGGTGGCGCGCTGGCTGAAGCGTTTGCCGGAAGATACGCGTTTGATGGCTCTGGATTCCTCCAGTGCCATGCTGGATGCCGCGCGCGAACGCGTGGCAGAATCCGATCAGCGCCGGGTGTTTTTTGTGCAGCAGCGGGGCAATGCGCTCGCTTACGCCGATGGGGTTTTCGGGGCGACGGTCTGCCTCCATGGTCTGGTGACGCGGCGGCAGCTTGATGAAGGGCTTGCGGAGCTTGCCCGGGTCTGCGCCAGTGGCGGCAGCGTTGTGGCGGCAGCTCCCACAAGCGCGAGCTTTCCTCAGTTTTATGATCTTCTCGACGAAGCGCTGCGAGCGCTGGGGCTCCACGATGTGTTGGAGCGCCTGGGAGAGCTGCGCGAGCGTACGTTGATCACGGCGTCGGATCTGGCGCAGCTCTCGCGCAAGCGAGGCCTGCACGAGGTAGAGCTTGAGCAGGTGCGCTGGGAGCTTTCCTTCTCCGGAGGGCGGGACTTTCTTTATTCGCCGCTGATTCAGGAGACCTTCTTCCCGCATTGGAGTGGGGCGATTCGGGCCTCGGAGCGCGACGCGGTGCTCCGCTACGTCGCCAGGGCCATCGACACCTACTGGCGCGACGGCACGGTCAATACACAGGTTGAGGCGGTGCTTCTTCGCGCGCGTCGCGTCTGA
- a CDS encoding ABC transporter substrate-binding protein has translation MTFFVKTVLALTLVLALNVRGADAHAEQTSTVVAVLPRSGALAGVGAQLEEVMRWAAVDAEVGLIVVDSEAGPDALSRALGDVLQTEGVVGMIGPLRESRAPVVAAWSARAGIPALLLSGAEGLELRSPWAFRARMSVGEQAAYAARRAYAWWPEAAVGVLAPDSEYGEEAALGFVRAWTGFGGRVEALARYDEGQTQFAPVIETLLGARARLRPGRSIAGRRADRWKSVRVGRRQIVQLDLLLIADFDDAVARQAPFIAREPALQGAQLLGLAGWRGQRLSHAADELSGALFFDTFGGIEEGGAAEAFVLAFEVHFEREPTTVEAEVYDLVRMVGSLPGGARSRERLLSSPGFEGVSGRWRFERDGAPLREPRAMRVIEGGRWVPLRDEELEGRP, from the coding sequence GTGACATTTTTCGTTAAGACAGTGCTGGCGCTGACGCTGGTGCTTGCCCTGAATGTGCGGGGAGCCGACGCCCACGCCGAGCAAACGTCGACGGTGGTGGCAGTGCTCCCCCGAAGCGGCGCGTTGGCCGGGGTCGGGGCGCAGCTCGAAGAGGTGATGCGTTGGGCCGCCGTTGACGCCGAGGTCGGGTTGATCGTGGTCGACAGCGAGGCCGGGCCCGACGCGCTGAGCCGGGCGCTGGGCGATGTCCTCCAGACCGAGGGCGTGGTGGGGATGATCGGGCCGCTGCGCGAGAGCCGGGCGCCGGTGGTGGCGGCCTGGAGCGCCCGGGCAGGGATTCCGGCGTTGCTGCTCTCGGGGGCGGAGGGGCTGGAGTTACGCTCCCCCTGGGCGTTTCGGGCGCGAATGAGCGTTGGTGAACAGGCCGCTTATGCTGCGCGTCGGGCCTACGCCTGGTGGCCCGAGGCTGCGGTCGGGGTGTTGGCGCCGGATTCTGAGTACGGGGAAGAGGCTGCGCTGGGGTTTGTACGCGCCTGGACCGGCTTCGGCGGTCGGGTGGAGGCGTTGGCGCGTTACGATGAAGGGCAGACCCAGTTTGCACCGGTGATCGAGACCTTGCTGGGAGCCCGGGCGCGTTTGAGGCCCGGACGGTCGATTGCGGGAAGGCGTGCCGATCGCTGGAAGAGTGTCCGGGTGGGGCGTCGGCAGATTGTGCAGCTGGATCTCCTGTTGATCGCGGACTTCGACGATGCGGTCGCCCGCCAGGCTCCCTTCATCGCGCGGGAGCCGGCACTCCAGGGTGCGCAGCTCCTGGGACTGGCGGGCTGGCGCGGCCAACGCCTGAGTCACGCTGCCGACGAACTCAGCGGCGCGCTCTTCTTCGATACCTTCGGAGGGATTGAGGAGGGAGGTGCCGCCGAGGCGTTTGTCCTCGCGTTCGAAGTTCATTTTGAACGAGAGCCAACGACAGTGGAGGCCGAGGTCTACGACCTGGTGCGGATGGTGGGATCCTTGCCCGGCGGTGCACGCTCCCGGGAGCGTCTGCTTTCTTCTCCGGGGTTTGAGGGGGTGAGCGGACGCTGGCGCTTCGAGCGCGATGGGGCGCCGCTGCGCGAGCCCCGGGCGATGCGCGTAATCGAAGGAGGTCGGTGGGTACCGCTGCGTGACGAAGAGCTAGAGGGACGGCCATGA